ATTTATCACCAATGATCTGTATTGCGTGGATCATCTAGCGGCGACAACAGCTAAAACAAAAGATTTTGCAAAGACGTTAAAGGGATTTAATTTGCAAGGAAAAGTTTTAGCGCTTTTAGATAAAAGCGATAGTGATATTTCTAAAGTGTCGCGCAATATTCCGTTTTTTAATCTGATGCGCGCGGATGATGTGACGGCTTATGATATTTTGCGCAATAAGAAACTTTTAATTACAAAAGCAGCACTAAAGGTCTTGCTTAAGAGAATTAAATGAAATCAAGCTACGATATTATCGAAACATTGATCCGTACGGAAAAAGGGACTTTTCTAGAGCCTGAAAGAAAATATCTTTTTCATGTGTCCAAGTCGGCAACTAAAATTGATATTAAAAGAGCCGTTGAAGAATTATATAAAGTTAAAGTCCAAGACGTGAATACAGTTTTAGTGACGGGAAAAGAAAAAAGAGTCCGCCAGCAGCTTGGCCGTACACCGGATTGGAAGAAAGCCATTGTGACGCTTAAAGAAGGCCAAAAGATAGAAACGACATAAACCTATGGGTATTAAGAGATTTAAACCGACAACAAATTCATTACGCCACACAACGATCGCCGATTTTGCGGAGATCACTAAAGGCTATCCTGAAAAGGCTTTGCTTGCTCCTTTAAGTAAGAGCGGCGGACGCAATAATCGGGGCCGTGTGACCTTGAGATTTCGCGGCGGCGGACACAAGAGAATGTATCGGTTGGTTGATTTTAAGCGTGACCGCATTGATAGTCCGGCAAAAGTTATTGCGATTGAATATGATCCTAACCGTTCTTCGCGCATTGCGCTTATTCAATACGCGGACGGCGTAAAGGCGTACATTCTTGCTCCTTTAGAGCTAAGAAC
The nucleotide sequence above comes from Candidatus Omnitrophota bacterium. Encoded proteins:
- the rplW gene encoding 50S ribosomal protein L23 yields the protein MKSSYDIIETLIRTEKGTFLEPERKYLFHVSKSATKIDIKRAVEELYKVKVQDVNTVLVTGKEKRVRQQLGRTPDWKKAIVTLKEGQKIETT